In Persicimonas caeni, a single window of DNA contains:
- a CDS encoding helix-turn-helix domain-containing protein, translated as MSVEHIPTLTTPASALTPPQVWRASADILRGWVVRGLFAAQVRDRLDRLERQHRESGTVLLVLDPTTTSLDGLPLSRVMEAYLGEVGRHTPPCEETLRLAQMLFGERGNDGLTANRRNQFLARLWTLLARRVPATLVVLHADRLGEPAAGQLANFVRRVFSDPIASLAPQVNGGYRVAGTVVFVGEPRGLGLPLEQLGFETVDAQAQAPSQLRAYLRQPEVLERLVQSTAGSVSRLRTLLDELPDKVEDLLMHRFERLDASLRDILEVLALACRPVLSTHFDDAAARRLVDEGFVRRQVDGARVRLFIDEPDFRSRLDRQLEEQRRAVIHRRLGAMCRKEGDVGTALYHALHTDDATQVVDEALDVVGELVARGDVEEARPLLDAAQRAAGGDRAVRATRLMVELERAAGNPSHALARLDEVMGRGDEGASADLELLRGELLLATGDHGAATQAYAVAAEQIPHARIGLAEALYLAGKQADASALAYELLAELDREENDRHEDIVRVRNLCGKLAIFDEDYATARLHFERAVELARRHGLRAAECRAQANLGIVAMQTGASEEARDWLAKAVESSQGNPQVDRAGLLLNLGMLEQRQGRFDASIERYVEAIEWADQAAAAAVYYTAAYNLASLYQDIGAFDRALTSLEHIDGEPQGTPPLRIAAWVATARAGIYFEMGDYRRAVRAIERARDRFEDVDHLALHGVKERLQAAIAHAELGQNEAARAIVEGLDQPVEARNAGLHKLARALSGQDDGEHAEALELAAAALHDFDRAGYHHGYCRAAAMLVRLHEAGGRLDDAYEVLDEVTGRIHGRADTVPDTFRDDYFDQPIHRRLLGWTRTLRSHDAAPSAANAGELPSSRVLAIAHEILDGKTSLREQQRRLEHECIRAALERTEGNITRAAELLQLNRSRLSQIINADEDLSALKQRLKG; from the coding sequence ATGTCTGTGGAACACATCCCAACGCTTACCACCCCGGCCTCGGCGCTGACGCCACCGCAAGTATGGCGAGCGTCCGCCGACATACTGCGGGGTTGGGTGGTGCGCGGCCTGTTCGCCGCGCAAGTCCGCGATCGGCTCGACCGGTTGGAGCGCCAACACCGCGAGAGCGGCACGGTGCTGCTTGTGCTCGACCCGACGACGACATCTCTCGACGGCCTACCGCTGTCGAGGGTGATGGAGGCATATTTGGGCGAAGTCGGCCGCCATACGCCTCCTTGCGAGGAGACTCTGCGCTTGGCGCAGATGCTCTTCGGCGAGCGGGGCAACGACGGCCTGACCGCGAACCGACGCAACCAGTTCTTGGCGCGCCTCTGGACGTTGTTGGCGCGCCGGGTGCCGGCCACGCTTGTGGTGTTGCACGCCGACCGACTCGGCGAGCCGGCTGCGGGCCAGCTGGCCAATTTCGTCAGGCGCGTCTTCTCGGATCCCATCGCCAGCCTCGCCCCCCAAGTCAACGGCGGCTACCGTGTCGCGGGCACCGTGGTCTTTGTCGGTGAACCTCGCGGGCTCGGCCTGCCACTCGAGCAGCTTGGCTTCGAGACGGTCGACGCACAGGCTCAGGCCCCCTCGCAGCTCCGCGCCTACTTGAGGCAACCCGAAGTGCTCGAGCGCTTGGTGCAGTCGACCGCAGGCAGTGTCTCGCGGCTCCGTACGCTGCTCGACGAGCTGCCCGACAAGGTCGAAGACTTGCTCATGCACCGCTTCGAGCGCCTCGATGCGTCCCTACGCGACATCCTCGAGGTGCTCGCGCTGGCCTGCAGGCCCGTGCTTTCGACCCACTTCGACGATGCTGCGGCGCGCCGGCTCGTCGACGAGGGTTTCGTGCGCCGCCAGGTCGACGGCGCGCGCGTCCGGCTCTTTATCGACGAGCCCGACTTCCGCAGTCGGCTCGACCGACAGCTCGAAGAGCAGCGCCGGGCGGTGATTCACCGCCGACTCGGTGCGATGTGCCGCAAGGAGGGCGACGTGGGCACGGCCCTCTATCACGCCCTCCATACCGACGATGCCACGCAGGTGGTCGACGAGGCGCTGGACGTTGTAGGTGAGCTTGTCGCACGCGGCGACGTCGAGGAGGCGCGGCCGCTGTTGGATGCGGCCCAACGGGCGGCCGGCGGCGACCGAGCCGTGCGCGCCACGCGACTTATGGTCGAACTCGAGCGAGCCGCGGGCAACCCGTCGCACGCGCTCGCTCGGCTCGACGAGGTGATGGGGCGCGGCGATGAAGGCGCGTCGGCCGACCTGGAGTTGCTCCGCGGTGAGTTGCTCTTGGCCACGGGCGACCATGGGGCAGCAACGCAGGCCTACGCCGTGGCTGCCGAGCAGATACCGCACGCTCGAATCGGCTTGGCCGAGGCGCTCTACTTGGCCGGAAAGCAGGCCGATGCCTCGGCGCTGGCCTACGAACTGCTGGCGGAACTCGACCGCGAGGAGAACGATCGTCACGAGGACATCGTTCGGGTGCGTAATCTGTGCGGCAAGTTGGCGATTTTCGATGAGGACTACGCGACAGCGCGTCTGCACTTCGAACGCGCGGTCGAGCTCGCCCGTCGCCATGGCCTGCGGGCCGCTGAGTGCCGTGCGCAGGCGAACCTGGGCATCGTCGCCATGCAGACAGGAGCGAGCGAGGAAGCGCGGGACTGGTTGGCCAAAGCGGTCGAAAGCTCCCAGGGAAACCCGCAGGTCGACCGGGCCGGGTTATTGCTCAACCTGGGCATGCTCGAGCAGCGTCAGGGGCGCTTCGATGCCTCCATCGAGCGGTATGTCGAGGCGATCGAATGGGCCGACCAGGCTGCTGCGGCGGCCGTGTATTATACGGCGGCCTACAACCTGGCCTCGCTCTACCAAGATATCGGAGCCTTCGATCGAGCGTTGACCTCGCTGGAGCATATCGACGGCGAGCCGCAGGGGACACCTCCGCTGCGCATCGCTGCGTGGGTGGCGACGGCGCGCGCAGGCATCTACTTCGAGATGGGCGATTACCGCCGTGCCGTACGCGCCATCGAGCGAGCGCGCGACCGGTTCGAGGATGTCGACCATCTGGCGCTTCACGGCGTCAAAGAGCGACTGCAGGCGGCGATCGCGCATGCCGAGCTCGGCCAAAATGAGGCCGCGCGCGCCATCGTTGAGGGGCTCGATCAGCCTGTCGAGGCGCGAAACGCGGGGCTGCACAAGCTGGCTCGGGCACTGTCGGGCCAAGATGACGGAGAGCACGCCGAGGCCCTGGAGCTCGCCGCCGCCGCGCTGCACGACTTCGACCGCGCCGGCTATCATCACGGGTACTGTCGTGCGGCGGCCATGCTGGTAAGATTGCACGAGGCCGGCGGACGTCTGGACGACGCCTACGAGGTGCTCGACGAGGTCACCGGTCGCATTCACGGCCGCGCCGACACGGTGCCCGACACCTTTCGCGACGATTATTTCGACCAGCCGATCCATCGTCGGCTGCTCGGTTGGACGCGTACACTTCGCTCGCACGACGCGGCGCCGTCTGCCGCCAATGCCGGCGAGCTGCCGTCATCGCGCGTGCTCGCCATCGCCCACGAGATTCTGGATGGCAAGACGTCGCTGAGAGAGCAGCAAAGGCGGCTCGAACACGAGTGCATCCGTGCGGCGCTCGAGCGCACCGAGGGCAATATCACCCGCGCCGCCGAGCTGTTACAGCTGAATCGGTCGAGGTTGAGCCAGATCATCAACGCCGACGAGGACCTCTCGGCGCTCAAACAGCGTCTGAAGGGATAG
- a CDS encoding cytochrome c3 family protein — MAQLFDQTADTYLRLALLAVLLFLIGLATVMSTYGEPRYITAVGWAPDQPVPFSHAHHVDGLGIDCRYCHSTVARSSSAGFPATHTCMSCHSQVWTQADALEPVRQSYERGEPLRWRRVYDLPEFVFFKHNVHVSAGVGCETCHGRVDQMPLTRQATSLQMEWCLECHRQPEKFIRPRDEVYTMGWQPPKDREKMGRRLVEEYGIDTEILTNCSICHH; from the coding sequence ATGGCGCAACTGTTCGATCAAACGGCGGATACCTACCTGCGGCTGGCTCTGCTGGCCGTATTGCTGTTCTTGATCGGACTCGCCACCGTGATGAGCACCTACGGCGAGCCGCGATATATCACCGCGGTGGGCTGGGCGCCCGACCAGCCGGTGCCGTTTAGCCACGCCCACCATGTCGATGGACTGGGGATCGACTGCCGCTATTGCCACAGCACCGTCGCACGCAGCTCCTCAGCGGGTTTTCCTGCCACGCACACCTGCATGAGCTGTCACTCGCAGGTGTGGACGCAGGCCGACGCCCTCGAGCCGGTGCGCCAGAGCTACGAACGCGGCGAGCCGCTTCGCTGGCGGCGGGTGTACGACCTGCCCGAATTCGTCTTCTTCAAGCACAACGTCCACGTCTCCGCCGGGGTGGGCTGCGAGACCTGCCACGGGCGCGTCGACCAAATGCCGCTGACCCGCCAGGCGACCAGCCTGCAGATGGAGTGGTGTCTGGAGTGCCACCGGCAGCCCGAGAAGTTCATCCGGCCTCGAGACGAGGTCTACACCATGGGATGGCAGCCGCCCAAAGACCGCGAGAAGATGGGGCGCAGACTCGTCGAGGAGTACGGAATCGACACCGAGATTCTGACCAACTGCTCTATCTGCCACCACTGA
- a CDS encoding SCO family protein, protein MRPPPHIVAVWLATLVVLALAVVALAAPAWAASPPKSALDQPSAIDRAGLQQKLDSQVPTDLTFRNSKGERVELGRYFDGERPVILALGYVDCPHLCSLVHEEMIKSLEKISLDMGEDYRVLSVSIDPDEPLDLTQSARQRYLQMYGRDGASDGWHSLVGDKPSIARLAESVGFDYAYDAEKDQYAHPGAIMVLTPDGSVSRYFFGVDYPPNDVKLGLLDASEGSVGSPVDRVLMRCFHYDPKTGKYSVAIMNVMRLAGGATVLVLALGMLVAFRRRRRGA, encoded by the coding sequence ATGAGACCACCTCCCCACATCGTCGCCGTCTGGCTGGCAACGCTCGTCGTCTTGGCGCTCGCCGTCGTGGCGCTCGCCGCGCCCGCTTGGGCCGCGTCGCCACCGAAGAGTGCCCTCGACCAACCCAGCGCGATCGACAGGGCCGGGCTGCAGCAAAAGCTCGACAGCCAGGTCCCCACAGACCTGACCTTTCGCAACTCGAAAGGCGAGCGCGTCGAGCTCGGCCGCTACTTCGACGGCGAGCGCCCGGTGATCTTGGCGCTCGGCTACGTCGACTGCCCGCACCTTTGCAGCCTCGTCCACGAGGAGATGATCAAGAGCCTCGAGAAGATCTCGCTCGACATGGGCGAGGACTACCGGGTGCTGTCGGTGAGCATCGACCCCGACGAGCCGCTCGACCTGACCCAGTCGGCGCGCCAGCGCTACCTGCAGATGTACGGACGAGACGGCGCGAGCGACGGCTGGCACTCATTGGTCGGTGACAAGCCCTCCATCGCGCGCTTGGCCGAAAGCGTCGGCTTCGACTACGCCTACGACGCCGAAAAGGACCAGTACGCCCACCCGGGCGCCATCATGGTGCTCACGCCCGACGGTTCGGTCTCGCGCTACTTCTTCGGCGTCGACTACCCACCGAACGACGTCAAACTCGGGCTGCTCGACGCCTCCGAGGGCTCGGTCGGCTCGCCGGTCGACCGGGTGCTCATGCGCTGTTTCCACTACGACCCGAAGACCGGCAAATACAGCGTGGCGATCATGAACGTGATGCGCCTGGCCGGCGGCGCGACCGTGCTTGTGCTCGCGCTGGGCATGCTCGTCGCCTTTCGCCGTCGACGCAGGGGGGCTTGA
- a CDS encoding TAT-variant-translocated molybdopterin oxidoreductase, which translates to MADEKHSLEAMRQRLEERAEDDRLWQTLAELDTPEKLQQWAKDEFPEGAFEWPEGASRRQFLQLMGASLVMAGAAGCAREPEGDVVPYVKQPEQVVPGEPLCFASAFLLDGFANGVLVESHAGRPTKVEGNALHPTSLGSADAFAQASTWSLYDPERSQAVLEHTEDAPLERTWTNFTSQLRAHLGAKATTKGQGVRVLTETVTSPTLAGQLDAFLEEYPEASWHHWSPINRDNMREGTERAFGRVLHPRYHFDKADLILAVDSDFLHRGPGRLRYAHDWAERRKATKPDPKMNRMYAVEATFTVTGSMADNRLRMDPRRIEGFLRAVARRLGVPTADDGFEPTPREQRWVEQVARDLRANRGASVVVPGLQQPPAVHALAHAINAALDNVGTTVTYSVPVAAQPEAQLDSLRQLARDIDAGEVDTLVILGGNPVYNAPADLALGELLQKIDFSVHLSTYFDETSEQCRWHVPRAHTLEAWTDARANDGTITILQPLIEPLYKGKSTHEMLDAMLGNTRRGHVILMERWRERFGEDRFPRLWRRSLHDGMVPDTVFGPESVTVRGGFDVVSRRTTDDGLTVIFAPDPSVWDGRFANIGMLQELPKPLSSLTWDNAALISPKTSARLGLENEDVVELTYRERTVEAPVWVMPGHADGCVTVRLGYGKKAGGSLEKGRGFNAYALRTSEALWFDGGLELRKTERTYPLAATQGHHRMYGRPIVRHATLDEFREERAPAQNEDEEHSLYPEYEYDSYAWGMSIDQTLCIGCGACVAACQAENNIPIVGKEQVRMAREMHWIRVDTYYEGSADEPNAYHQPVPCMHCEKAPCELVCPVEATSHSAEGLNEMTYNRCIGTRYCSNNCPYKVRRFNFLDYTHEEKEKMEAVLDLKYNPDVTVRSRGVMEKCTYCVQRINAARVEAKTQDRRIRDGEIETACQEACPTQAIVFGDTNDPNTRVAKLKAQPHDYALLDELNTRPRTTYLTAITNPNPKLRP; encoded by the coding sequence ATGGCCGACGAGAAGCACAGCCTCGAAGCGATGCGCCAGCGGCTCGAAGAGCGCGCCGAGGACGACCGTCTGTGGCAGACCCTCGCCGAGCTCGACACGCCCGAAAAGCTGCAGCAGTGGGCCAAAGACGAGTTTCCCGAAGGCGCTTTCGAATGGCCCGAGGGCGCCAGCCGCCGCCAGTTTTTGCAATTGATGGGCGCCTCGCTGGTCATGGCCGGCGCCGCCGGGTGCGCCCGCGAGCCCGAAGGCGACGTCGTCCCCTACGTCAAGCAGCCCGAGCAAGTCGTCCCCGGCGAGCCGCTCTGCTTCGCCTCGGCGTTTCTGCTCGATGGCTTCGCCAACGGCGTGCTCGTCGAGAGCCACGCCGGCCGCCCCACCAAGGTCGAGGGCAATGCGCTCCATCCGACCAGTCTGGGCTCGGCCGACGCCTTCGCGCAGGCGTCCACTTGGAGCCTGTACGACCCGGAGCGCTCGCAGGCCGTCCTCGAGCACACCGAGGACGCCCCGCTCGAGCGCACCTGGACCAACTTTACCAGTCAGCTTCGCGCCCACCTCGGCGCCAAGGCCACCACGAAGGGCCAAGGCGTGCGCGTCCTGACCGAGACGGTCACCTCGCCGACGCTCGCCGGGCAGCTCGACGCGTTTCTCGAGGAGTACCCCGAGGCGAGTTGGCACCACTGGTCGCCGATCAACCGCGACAACATGCGCGAGGGGACCGAGCGCGCCTTCGGCCGCGTACTCCACCCGCGCTACCACTTCGACAAGGCCGACCTCATCTTGGCGGTCGACTCCGACTTTCTGCACCGCGGCCCAGGCCGACTGCGCTACGCCCACGACTGGGCCGAGCGACGCAAGGCCACAAAGCCCGACCCGAAGATGAACCGCATGTACGCCGTCGAGGCGACCTTCACGGTCACCGGCTCGATGGCCGACAACCGGCTGCGCATGGACCCGCGGCGCATCGAAGGCTTTTTGCGCGCCGTTGCCCGCCGACTCGGCGTGCCCACGGCAGACGACGGCTTCGAGCCGACGCCGCGCGAGCAGCGCTGGGTCGAGCAAGTCGCCCGAGACTTGCGCGCCAACCGCGGCGCCTCGGTGGTCGTCCCCGGCCTGCAACAACCGCCGGCGGTCCACGCCCTCGCCCACGCCATCAACGCCGCGCTCGACAACGTCGGCACCACGGTCACCTACTCCGTGCCGGTCGCCGCCCAACCCGAGGCCCAACTCGACTCACTTCGCCAGCTGGCCCGCGACATCGACGCCGGCGAGGTCGACACGTTGGTCATCCTCGGCGGAAACCCCGTCTACAACGCGCCGGCCGACCTCGCGCTCGGCGAACTCCTCCAAAAGATCGACTTCAGCGTCCACCTGAGCACCTACTTCGACGAGACCTCCGAGCAGTGCCGCTGGCACGTGCCGCGGGCCCATACGCTCGAGGCTTGGACCGACGCGCGGGCCAACGACGGCACCATCACTATCCTGCAGCCGCTCATCGAGCCGCTCTACAAGGGGAAATCGACCCACGAGATGCTCGACGCGATGCTCGGCAACACCCGCCGCGGCCACGTCATCTTGATGGAGCGCTGGCGCGAGCGTTTCGGCGAAGACCGATTCCCCCGACTGTGGCGTCGCTCCCTGCACGACGGAATGGTGCCAGACACCGTGTTCGGCCCCGAGAGCGTGACGGTACGGGGCGGTTTCGACGTGGTGAGCCGACGGACCACGGACGACGGACTGACCGTGATCTTTGCGCCCGACCCGAGCGTGTGGGACGGCCGATTCGCCAATATCGGGATGCTCCAGGAGCTCCCCAAGCCGTTGAGCTCCCTGACGTGGGACAACGCGGCGCTCATCTCGCCGAAGACCTCCGCCCGCCTGGGCCTCGAGAACGAGGACGTGGTCGAGCTCACCTACCGCGAGCGCACCGTCGAGGCGCCCGTGTGGGTGATGCCGGGCCACGCCGACGGGTGCGTCACCGTCCGGCTCGGTTACGGAAAGAAGGCCGGCGGCTCACTCGAAAAGGGCCGCGGCTTCAACGCCTATGCACTTCGCACCTCCGAGGCGCTCTGGTTCGACGGCGGGCTCGAGCTCCGAAAGACCGAGCGCACCTACCCGCTCGCCGCGACACAGGGCCACCACCGCATGTACGGCCGCCCCATCGTCCGACACGCCACGCTCGACGAGTTTCGCGAGGAGCGCGCGCCCGCCCAGAACGAGGATGAGGAGCACTCGCTCTACCCCGAGTACGAGTACGACAGCTACGCCTGGGGCATGAGCATCGACCAGACCTTGTGCATCGGCTGCGGGGCGTGCGTGGCGGCGTGTCAGGCCGAAAACAATATCCCCATCGTGGGCAAAGAGCAGGTGCGCATGGCCCGCGAGATGCACTGGATTCGCGTCGACACCTACTACGAAGGCTCGGCCGACGAGCCCAACGCCTACCACCAGCCGGTGCCCTGCATGCACTGCGAAAAGGCGCCGTGCGAGCTCGTCTGCCCGGTCGAGGCCACCAGCCACAGCGCCGAAGGCCTCAACGAGATGACCTACAACCGGTGCATCGGCACGCGCTACTGCTCCAATAACTGCCCCTACAAGGTGCGCCGGTTCAACTTCCTCGACTACACCCACGAGGAAAAAGAGAAGATGGAGGCGGTGCTCGACCTCAAATACAACCCCGACGTCACCGTCCGGAGCCGCGGGGTCATGGAGAAGTGCACCTACTGCGTCCAGCGCATCAACGCCGCGCGCGTCGAAGCCAAGACCCAAGACCGACGCATCCGAGACGGCGAGATCGAAACCGCCTGCCAGGAAGCTTGCCCCACTCAGGCCATCGTCTTCGGCGACACCAACGACCCGAACACCCGAGTCGCCAAGCTCAAGGCACAGCCCCACGACTACGCGCTGCTCGACGAACTGAATACCCGACCGCGCACCACCTACTTGACCGCCATCACCAACCCGAATCCGAAGCTGCGACCATGA
- a CDS encoding c-type cytochrome: MSHKTESKNEDKDESSVKRLLRWAFRFAVVGFVAGAPLGVIVAVSSIPGCPRMREQARLKPYEQSDFFDDHSSLRHPPQGTVARGSQVLDPEFYYGRKTLPDLRPQSAPAGTAAEESPTAQTPEAPAAQRGQATQDYVTDLPIEVTRQTFETGREQYGVYCVPCHGEAGYGNGVVTRSGYPEPPSFHTERLRGVAAGYIFDVITNGFGQMYSYGARLEPAQRWAVIAYIRALQYSQNAPAEQLGPQDLEQLDLERLEEASP, encoded by the coding sequence ATGAGTCATAAGACCGAATCCAAGAACGAAGACAAGGACGAAAGCAGCGTGAAGAGACTGCTCCGATGGGCGTTTCGCTTTGCCGTGGTCGGCTTTGTGGCGGGCGCGCCGCTGGGGGTCATCGTCGCCGTGTCGTCGATCCCGGGCTGCCCACGGATGCGCGAGCAAGCCAGGCTCAAGCCCTACGAGCAGAGCGACTTCTTCGACGACCACAGCTCCCTTCGCCACCCGCCGCAGGGCACCGTCGCACGCGGGTCGCAGGTGCTCGACCCGGAGTTTTATTACGGCCGAAAAACACTGCCCGACCTGCGCCCCCAGTCGGCTCCGGCGGGGACGGCGGCCGAAGAGAGCCCGACCGCGCAGACGCCCGAGGCGCCGGCGGCCCAGCGAGGGCAGGCGACCCAAGACTACGTCACCGACCTGCCCATCGAGGTCACCCGCCAGACCTTCGAGACGGGGCGCGAGCAATACGGCGTCTACTGCGTGCCGTGTCACGGCGAGGCCGGCTACGGCAACGGTGTAGTCACCCGCAGCGGCTACCCCGAGCCGCCGAGCTTTCACACCGAGCGGCTGCGAGGGGTGGCGGCGGGCTACATCTTCGACGTCATCACCAACGGCTTCGGCCAGATGTATAGCTACGGCGCGAGGCTCGAGCCCGCCCAGCGTTGGGCGGTCATCGCCTATATCCGCGCGCTCCAGTACAGCCAGAACGCCCCGGCCGAGCAGTTGGGCCCTCAAGATCTAGAGCAACTAGACCTGGAGAGACTCGAGGAGGCGAGCCCATGA
- a CDS encoding DUF3341 domain-containing protein: protein MTDSATLYGLMVEFDSPEALKDAARRVRDEGFEEVEAFTPMPVEGLDDILGHDDKWIAALVLAGALFGATLAFGMQTYSWVWDYPINIGGRPMFSWPSFIPITFELGVLFAALAGFLGMLLLNRLPKLHHPTFEVPGFDRVTSDRFFLMVSADDGRFDRHRTADFLDSLGGLAVSEVPS from the coding sequence GTGACTGACTCGGCGACACTCTACGGCCTGATGGTCGAGTTCGACTCGCCCGAAGCCCTCAAAGACGCCGCCCGGCGTGTGCGCGACGAGGGCTTCGAGGAGGTCGAGGCGTTCACGCCCATGCCCGTCGAGGGCCTGGACGACATCCTGGGCCACGACGACAAGTGGATCGCCGCGCTCGTCCTCGCCGGAGCGCTCTTCGGCGCCACGCTCGCCTTCGGCATGCAAACCTACTCGTGGGTGTGGGACTACCCCATCAATATCGGCGGGAGGCCGATGTTTAGCTGGCCGTCGTTTATCCCGATCACCTTCGAGCTCGGCGTGCTCTTCGCCGCCCTCGCCGGCTTCCTGGGCATGCTGCTGCTCAACCGGCTGCCCAAGCTGCACCACCCGACCTTCGAGGTCCCCGGCTTCGACCGCGTCACCTCCGACCGCTTCTTTTTGATGGTGAGCGCCGACGACGGGCGCTTCGATCGCCACCGCACAGCCGATTTTCTGGACTCGCTCGGCGGCCTCGCCGTCTCGGAGGTGCCGTCATGA
- the nrfD gene encoding NrfD/PsrC family molybdoenzyme membrane anchor subunit translates to MTTDVPHRSDERPHDADPVLAPGQSYSKVSDDFVRLTLREAGWGVIVGFGAGFLLMMVLLMALTYLFATGIGIYGNNIPVAWAFPIVAFVWWIGIGHAGTFISAFLLLMRQDWRSSINRFAEAMTLFAVACAGLMPLIHLGRPWVFYWLFPYPDTMGLWPQWRSPLVWDVFAVTTYALVSLMFWFMGAVPDFATLRDRAKTTWVKKVYGVLALGWRGSSKHWKRYQKAYLLVGALAVPLVISVHSIVGLDFAIGVMPGWHGTIFPPYFVAGALYSGFAMVLTLAIPLRHFYGLHDYVTKRHLENCAKLMLLTGLIVSYGYIFDYFFIWYSGSEYEIQMLHDRMFGPYAWQFWVMTACNVGIIQLVWFKRVRRSIAALFVISLFVNVGMWLERYIIVLTSLSRDYLPGQWHIFNSTAWDWATFIGTLGLFASLWFLFIRFVPVSVMFELRELVEKQDKGELEYQERLSREETREEARGD, encoded by the coding sequence ATGACCACCGACGTCCCACATCGCAGTGACGAGCGCCCCCACGACGCCGATCCCGTGCTGGCGCCGGGGCAGAGCTACTCGAAGGTCTCCGACGATTTCGTGCGCCTGACGCTCCGAGAGGCGGGTTGGGGCGTCATCGTGGGCTTCGGCGCGGGCTTCTTGCTCATGATGGTGCTCCTGATGGCGCTCACCTACCTGTTCGCCACGGGTATCGGCATCTACGGCAACAATATCCCGGTGGCCTGGGCCTTTCCCATCGTCGCCTTCGTGTGGTGGATCGGCATCGGCCACGCCGGCACGTTCATCTCGGCCTTTTTGCTCCTGATGCGCCAAGATTGGCGCTCGTCGATCAATCGCTTTGCCGAGGCGATGACCCTCTTCGCGGTGGCGTGCGCCGGGCTGATGCCCCTCATTCACCTGGGCCGCCCGTGGGTCTTCTACTGGCTCTTCCCCTACCCCGACACGATGGGATTGTGGCCGCAGTGGCGAAGCCCGCTGGTGTGGGACGTCTTTGCCGTGACCACCTACGCGCTCGTCTCGCTGATGTTCTGGTTTATGGGCGCCGTCCCCGACTTCGCCACGCTGCGCGACCGCGCGAAGACCACCTGGGTCAAGAAGGTCTACGGGGTGCTCGCCCTGGGCTGGCGAGGCTCGTCGAAGCACTGGAAACGCTACCAGAAAGCCTACCTGCTCGTGGGCGCTCTGGCGGTGCCGCTGGTCATCTCGGTGCACTCGATTGTGGGCCTCGACTTCGCCATCGGCGTCATGCCCGGCTGGCACGGCACGATCTTTCCGCCCTACTTCGTCGCCGGCGCGCTCTACTCGGGCTTTGCGATGGTGCTCACCCTGGCCATCCCGCTTCGCCACTTCTACGGGCTGCACGACTACGTGACGAAGCGCCACCTGGAGAATTGCGCCAAGCTGATGCTGCTGACCGGCCTCATCGTCAGCTACGGGTATATCTTCGACTACTTTTTCATCTGGTACAGCGGCAGCGAATACGAAATCCAGATGCTCCACGACCGCATGTTCGGCCCCTACGCCTGGCAGTTCTGGGTGATGACGGCCTGCAACGTCGGGATCATCCAGCTCGTCTGGTTCAAACGAGTCCGCCGCAGCATCGCCGCGCTGTTCGTCATCTCGCTCTTCGTCAACGTCGGCATGTGGCTCGAGCGCTATATCATCGTGCTCACCAGCCTCAGCCGCGATTATCTGCCGGGCCAGTGGCATATCTTCAACTCGACGGCGTGGGACTGGGCGACCTTTATCGGCACCCTGGGGCTCTTCGCCTCGCTGTGGTTCCTCTTCATTCGCTTCGTGCCCGTGAGCGTGATGTTCGAGCTGCGCGAGCTCGTCGAGAAGCAGGACAAGGGCGAGCTCGAGTATCAAGAGCGCTTGTCACGCGAGGAAACACGCGAGGAGGCACGCGGTGACTGA